One window of Paenibacillus sp. FSL K6-3182 genomic DNA carries:
- a CDS encoding response regulator transcription factor — protein MRILLLEDEESIRGFVRINLKRNDMEVIEAETGESALALADTDGPIDIALLDVMLPTISGFEVCEQLRARYPRMGIIMLTAKSQEEDKIHGLELGADDYVQKPFSPGELIARIKSLYRRMKPQLDDQEQEVGAASESIAASEEVYRGEAAPIAAPTSAFNVQRPLEEQQPTMIYGSGSFHQELHVQPFRLSVAERKLWKQGKEIILTPTEWTLVRLLMERVGESVSRDHILTEVWGRYYVGDLKVVDVNIRRIRQKIEKNPSDPAFIETVWGYGYRWKRGGDE, from the coding sequence ATGCGTATATTATTGTTGGAGGACGAGGAGTCCATCCGCGGCTTTGTCCGCATTAATCTAAAGCGCAACGATATGGAAGTGATAGAGGCGGAAACTGGCGAATCAGCGTTAGCGCTTGCAGATACAGACGGGCCTATCGATATCGCGCTGCTTGACGTTATGCTGCCGACAATTAGCGGATTTGAAGTGTGCGAGCAGCTGCGTGCCCGCTATCCGCGCATGGGTATTATTATGCTGACGGCGAAGTCGCAGGAAGAGGATAAAATTCATGGGCTGGAGCTAGGTGCAGATGATTATGTGCAGAAGCCGTTCAGTCCAGGCGAGCTTATTGCGCGGATTAAGTCGCTCTATCGGAGAATGAAGCCTCAGCTGGATGATCAGGAGCAAGAGGTTGGTGCTGCATCGGAATCGATTGCGGCAAGTGAGGAAGTGTACCGTGGCGAAGCAGCGCCTATAGCGGCACCGACATCTGCATTTAATGTTCAGCGTCCGCTAGAAGAACAGCAGCCTACGATGATTTATGGAAGTGGCAGCTTTCATCAGGAGCTGCATGTACAGCCGTTCCGGCTCTCTGTAGCAGAGCGGAAGCTGTGGAAGCAGGGCAAGGAAATTATTTTGACGCCTACGGAATGGACGCTTGTACGACTATTGATGGAACGAGTCGGCGAGAGCGTCAGCCGAGATCATATTTTGACAGAGGTATGGGGCAGATATTATGTTGGAGATCTTAAGGTAGTGGACGTGAATATTCGAAGAATTCGCCAGAAAATCGAGAAAAACCCATCCGATCCAGCCTTTATTGAAACGGTTTGGGGTTATGGTTATCGGTGGAAGCGGGGCGGCGACGAATGA
- a CDS encoding VCBS repeat-containing protein encodes MDNASDSNVRNRRGPIMRWSLMLGGLIPLLLLAAGCRYTAAPADLLQKPAISPEKQAIVQAIEKNLPDYSKLTLPLREDHMEAIRLIDVDGDGTEEAIVSYYNEYSSPELMVFKYTNSVWKPWVLIQQPLARLIDWLKIEDLDNDGQMEIMIGWIGAFDSPNVLEIYSFKSKPVRNDVGKLTLKPMETLPYSYGDTGDINEDGRMELAIISEIGTNQEMALPEFHLTIYNWINGSMREIHTENLYKEVNSYDRLLIGRISPTRRGIILEASTGAHSTYTTMYVWERNKLRLVYPNRSIGQEGISGTPTMSKDINGDGIFELPWTKEAPGYSEVPYSDSKWLDEWMQWDGKSDFMKITEEFSDYSYGIQLRIPEQWLGRYTMHSLNEPHALVSIDYWNEKLNKTAKLATLYAVPQKQWDSVESTWKQQSKRYRQLMTDSGNVFAVSFVVEAPAEWPEADRQAFSEMAGVEAEFASSLTIRND; translated from the coding sequence TTGGATAACGCAAGTGATAGTAATGTGAGAAATAGGCGTGGACCAATCATGAGATGGAGCTTAATGCTCGGTGGCTTGATTCCACTCCTATTGCTCGCAGCTGGCTGTCGTTATACAGCCGCGCCTGCAGATCTTCTGCAGAAGCCTGCTATTTCACCCGAGAAACAGGCTATCGTGCAGGCAATTGAAAAAAATTTACCGGATTATAGCAAGCTGACACTTCCTCTTAGAGAGGATCATATGGAAGCCATACGCCTCATTGATGTGGACGGAGACGGAACGGAAGAGGCTATCGTTTCTTATTACAATGAATACAGTTCACCTGAGTTAATGGTGTTCAAATATACGAATTCCGTATGGAAGCCGTGGGTGCTCATTCAGCAGCCGCTGGCCAGATTAATCGATTGGCTGAAAATAGAGGATCTCGATAACGATGGTCAAATGGAAATCATGATCGGGTGGATCGGAGCTTTTGACAGTCCGAATGTGCTCGAGATTTATTCGTTTAAATCGAAGCCAGTTCGCAATGACGTCGGCAAATTGACATTGAAGCCTATGGAGACCTTGCCTTATTCTTATGGAGATACGGGCGACATTAATGAGGATGGACGAATGGAGCTTGCGATTATATCGGAGATCGGTACGAATCAAGAAATGGCGCTGCCAGAATTCCATTTAACTATTTACAATTGGATCAACGGGAGCATGCGGGAAATACATACAGAGAACCTGTATAAAGAAGTGAATAGTTATGATCGTTTGCTCATTGGACGGATTTCACCTACTCGTAGAGGCATTATTTTGGAAGCATCGACCGGTGCGCACAGTACTTATACCACAATGTACGTGTGGGAGCGAAACAAGCTAAGGCTCGTTTATCCGAATCGTTCTATAGGGCAGGAAGGAATTAGCGGAACGCCAACGATGAGCAAGGATATAAATGGCGATGGCATCTTTGAACTGCCATGGACGAAAGAGGCTCCGGGTTATTCAGAGGTCCCTTATTCCGATTCCAAATGGTTGGATGAATGGATGCAATGGGACGGTAAATCTGATTTTATGAAAATAACAGAGGAGTTCTCTGATTATAGTTATGGTATACAGCTTCGTATACCTGAACAATGGTTAGGCCGTTATACGATGCACAGCTTAAACGAGCCGCATGCCCTTGTGTCTATCGATTACTGGAATGAAAAATTGAATAAGACAGCCAAACTGGCGACCTTATATGCAGTACCGCAGAAGCAGTGGGATAGCGTTGAATCAACTTGGAAGCAGCAATCTAAACGATATCGGCAGTTAATGACGGACAGCGGCAATGTTTTTGCGGTTTCATTCGTAGTGGAAGCTCCAGCCGAGTGGCCTGAAGCAGACCGGCAAGCTTTTAGCGAGATGGCAGGGGTAGAAGCAGAGTTTGCATCTTCGCTTACTATCCGTAACGATTAA
- a CDS encoding polysaccharide deacetylase family protein codes for MKKVRQRRFLFLGVLSIVVIMSLSACGSKGGLSLSTLLTGEKNPIVDNGNNEKGAETGSGTTGDGDVVIIGNNGGKDGDIIHGDVDNKPVEPDKGKPEVPVTEKLDKPDQVIAASKPDKGKKLIALTFDDGPDKRYTTDILDILKEKGVKATFFVVGQQVTKNPEVLQRIVDEGHAIGNHTNNHKDLSKLDEQGIIEQFKEADNAIKEAIGITPAMVRAPYGAVSDTVKALVKENHRELIGWNIDTRDWAGTSSSDMIKMIKKEAKPNGMILMHSFGSKHVKNTVHALPAIIDLLENMGYTLVTADQLA; via the coding sequence ATGAAAAAAGTAAGACAGCGTCGTTTTTTGTTTTTAGGAGTTCTATCGATTGTAGTAATCATGAGCCTCAGTGCTTGTGGGTCAAAAGGCGGATTAAGCTTATCAACGCTTTTGACAGGCGAGAAAAATCCCATTGTAGATAATGGGAACAACGAGAAAGGGGCAGAAACGGGAAGCGGAACCACAGGTGACGGGGATGTCGTCATTATCGGTAACAACGGAGGCAAAGACGGTGATATCATTCATGGCGATGTGGATAATAAGCCAGTCGAACCAGACAAGGGAAAACCTGAAGTTCCCGTAACGGAAAAGCTGGACAAACCGGATCAAGTCATAGCAGCATCAAAGCCAGACAAAGGTAAAAAACTTATCGCGCTCACGTTCGACGATGGTCCAGACAAGCGTTATACAACCGATATTTTGGATATCCTGAAGGAAAAAGGAGTTAAGGCCACTTTCTTTGTAGTCGGACAACAAGTTACGAAAAATCCGGAAGTGCTGCAACGTATTGTAGACGAAGGGCATGCAATTGGCAATCATACAAACAATCATAAGGATTTGTCTAAGCTAGACGAGCAGGGAATTATTGAACAATTTAAAGAAGCAGACAACGCAATTAAAGAAGCGATCGGCATTACACCAGCAATGGTCCGCGCACCTTATGGGGCGGTATCGGATACGGTTAAAGCATTAGTGAAAGAAAATCATCGTGAACTAATTGGCTGGAATATCGACACGCGCGACTGGGCGGGCACCTCGTCTTCCGATATGATTAAAATGATTAAGAAAGAAGCCAAACCAAATGGTATGATATTAATGCATTCTTTTGGAAGCAAACATGTTAAAAATACGGTACACGCTTTACCTGCTATCATTGATCTTTTGGAAAATATGGGTTATACGTTAGTGACTGCCGATCAATTGGCTTAA